In Deltaproteobacteria bacterium, a single genomic region encodes these proteins:
- the accC gene encoding acetyl-CoA carboxylase biotin carboxylase subunit: MRKVLIANRGEIALRVIRACREMGIRTVAVHSTVDESDLHVRFADESVCVGPGPATQSYLNIPNLISAAELTGADAVHPGYGFLSERADFARVCGKCGLNFIGPRAEHMAMMGDKVRARQTMAEAGVPILPGTGVITSTQEAIDAVARIGVPVIIKASAGGGGRGMKIVRDADKLAETLATAQAEAQAAFGNGDVYIERYVTSPRHIEIQVIADQFGNAVDLLERECSIQRRHQKIIEEAPSAALTEEVRAAMRKAAVAAVKAIGYQSVGTLEFLLDGDDKFYFMEMNTRIQVEHCVTEMITGVDLVQEQIRIANGEPLAHLDRVHQARGHAIECRINAEDPVTFAPQPGVISALHFPGGYGVRVDSHVYQGYRVSPYYDSMIAKIVAWGKDREHALRRIRRALDETVVEGIRTNVPLHRWILEQEAFTTGRYDTHFLEKNLDAAAVAARAEGQG, from the coding sequence ATCCGCAAGGTGCTCATCGCCAACCGTGGCGAGATCGCGTTGCGCGTGATTCGGGCGTGCCGCGAGATGGGCATCCGTACCGTCGCGGTCCACTCGACCGTCGACGAGTCCGATCTCCACGTGCGCTTCGCCGACGAGTCGGTGTGCGTGGGCCCGGGCCCCGCGACCCAGAGCTACCTCAACATCCCCAACCTCATCTCGGCGGCCGAGCTGACCGGCGCCGACGCGGTGCATCCCGGCTACGGCTTCTTGTCGGAGCGCGCCGACTTCGCGCGCGTGTGTGGCAAGTGCGGCCTCAACTTCATCGGCCCACGCGCAGAGCACATGGCGATGATGGGCGACAAGGTCCGCGCGCGGCAGACCATGGCCGAGGCCGGCGTGCCGATCCTGCCCGGTACCGGCGTCATCACCAGCACGCAGGAGGCCATCGACGCGGTGGCCCGCATCGGCGTGCCCGTCATCATCAAGGCCTCGGCCGGTGGTGGCGGTCGCGGCATGAAGATCGTGCGCGATGCGGACAAGCTGGCCGAGACCCTCGCGACCGCCCAGGCCGAGGCCCAGGCCGCGTTCGGCAACGGCGACGTCTACATCGAGCGCTACGTGACGAGCCCGCGTCACATCGAGATCCAGGTGATCGCCGACCAGTTCGGCAACGCGGTCGACCTGCTCGAGCGCGAGTGTTCGATCCAGCGCCGCCACCAGAAGATCATCGAAGAGGCCCCGTCGGCGGCGCTGACCGAAGAGGTCCGCGCCGCGATGCGCAAGGCCGCCGTGGCAGCCGTGAAGGCGATCGGCTACCAGTCCGTCGGCACGCTGGAGTTCCTGCTCGACGGCGACGACAAGTTCTACTTCATGGAGATGAACACCCGCATCCAGGTCGAGCACTGCGTGACCGAGATGATCACGGGCGTCGATCTCGTGCAGGAGCAGATCCGCATCGCCAACGGCGAGCCGCTCGCCCACCTCGACCGCGTGCACCAGGCGCGCGGCCACGCCATCGAGTGCCGCATCAACGCCGAGGACCCGGTCACGTTCGCGCCGCAGCCCGGCGTCATCTCGGCGCTGCACTTCCCCGGCGGCTACGGCGTGCGGGTCGACAGTCACGTCTACCAGGGCTACCGCGTGTCGCCCTACTACGACTCGATGATCGCGAAGATCGTCGCGTGGGGAAAGGACCGCGAGCACGCGCTGCGTCGCATCCGACGCGCGCTCGACGAGACCGTGGTCGAGGGCATCCGCACCAATGTGCCGCTCCACCGGTGGATCCTCGAGCAAGAGGCGTTCACCACGGGGCGCTACGACACGCACTTCCTCGAGAAGAACCTCGACGCCGCGGCCGTCGCGGCGCGGGCCGAGGGCCAGGGTTAG
- the accB gene encoding acetyl-CoA carboxylase biotin carboxyl carrier protein, whose product MNDPADPKFPDLRYIRELAKVFRQYELDELEIESGDARILLRQADYAQPGQVAVAMSPAPAAMPVAAPAPAAAPAAARPAEAAGVFITSPFVGTFYRTPRPDQPAFVEVGKNVASGATVCIIEAMKLFNEIEADFACRIDEVLVENGAPVEYGTKLFRVTKQ is encoded by the coding sequence ATGAACGATCCAGCGGATCCCAAGTTCCCCGACCTCCGATACATCCGCGAACTCGCAAAGGTGTTTCGCCAGTACGAGCTCGACGAGCTCGAGATCGAGAGCGGTGACGCCCGCATCCTGCTGCGCCAGGCCGACTACGCCCAGCCCGGGCAGGTCGCGGTCGCGATGTCGCCAGCGCCCGCGGCGATGCCGGTCGCCGCGCCTGCGCCGGCCGCCGCGCCCGCGGCTGCGCGCCCCGCCGAGGCGGCGGGGGTGTTCATCACTTCGCCGTTCGTCGGCACCTTCTACCGCACGCCGCGGCCGGATCAGCCGGCGTTCGTCGAGGTCGGCAAGAACGTCGCCTCGGGCGCCACGGTCTGCATCATCGAGGCGATGAAGCTGTTCAACGAGATCGAGGCCGACTTCGCCTGCCGCATCGACGAGGTGCTGGTCGAGAACGGCGCACCGGTCGAGTACGGCACCAAGCTGTTCCGGGTGACGAAGCAGTGA
- the aroQ gene encoding type II 3-dehydroquinate dehydratase, whose translation MAPADPTDAARSRAAGTQRRARVMVVHGPNLDLLGEREPGIYGDTSLAELDARLVALGHELGVAVECAQSNAEGTLIDLLHRARRECDAVVINPGGYTHTSVALHDALRALAIPAVEVHLSNLYVREPMRQRSVTAAACRGVIMGLGLDSYLLALRHVVALAAEHAARAPEPAISRGAAPSTTHATTTEPA comes from the coding sequence ATGGCCCCGGCAGACCCGACCGATGCGGCACGCTCACGCGCCGCGGGTACGCAGCGACGCGCGCGCGTGATGGTGGTCCACGGGCCGAATCTCGATCTGCTCGGTGAGCGCGAGCCGGGCATCTACGGCGACACCTCGCTAGCGGAGCTCGATGCGCGCTTGGTCGCGCTGGGCCACGAGCTCGGGGTCGCGGTCGAGTGCGCGCAGAGCAACGCCGAGGGCACGCTCATCGATCTCCTGCATCGCGCCCGTCGCGAGTGCGACGCCGTCGTGATCAACCCGGGCGGCTACACCCACACCAGCGTCGCGCTCCACGATGCCCTGCGCGCGCTGGCGATCCCGGCAGTCGAGGTCCACCTCAGCAACCTCTACGTCCGCGAGCCCATGCGGCAGCGGTCCGTGACTGCCGCCGCCTGTCGCGGCGTGATCATGGGCCTCGGGCTCGATTCCTACCTGCTCGCGCTACGCCACGTCGTCGCGCTCGCGGCCGAGCACGCCGCGCGCGCGCCCGAACCCGCCATCTCCCGCGGCGCTGCTCCTTCGACGACGCACGCCACGACCACGGAGCCTGCATGA
- a CDS encoding roadblock/LC7 domain-containing protein encodes MTFGSPRMLGDQLKTIVDNTPGAAGAILMGFDGIAVMQHVADGAQGEVDLESTAMEFSFRFMELRRAAQSLDMGDVQDITVKGDRQTLVCRVLSDEYFVAVLLTESAFLGKGRFLLRASAPGLLADL; translated from the coding sequence ATGACGTTCGGAAGCCCCCGCATGCTCGGTGATCAGCTCAAGACGATCGTGGACAACACGCCTGGCGCTGCCGGTGCGATCCTCATGGGCTTCGATGGCATCGCGGTGATGCAGCACGTTGCCGACGGGGCCCAGGGCGAGGTCGACCTCGAGTCGACGGCCATGGAGTTCTCGTTCCGCTTCATGGAGCTGCGCCGCGCGGCGCAGTCCCTCGACATGGGGGACGTGCAGGACATCACCGTCAAGGGCGATCGCCAGACGCTGGTCTGCCGTGTGCTCTCGGACGAGTACTTCGTCGCGGTGCTGCTGACCGAGTCGGCGTTCCTCGGCAAGGGGCGCTTCCTGCTGCGGGCGTCGGCCCCGGGGCTGCTCGCGGATCTCTGA
- a CDS encoding 3-dehydroquinate synthase — protein MSDVFTLQVPVPPSGARGYGVQVGEGVLEAVAPSVRAAASAATRVGVLSDENVFALHGAPLLARLRAAGLEPVVHVIAPGEASKHIESVLACVDAWAAAGLSRRDAVVALGGGVVTDLAGLVAHLYMRGVPWIAAPSSLLAQVDASVGGKVAVDRPGAKNLLGAFHFPAAVLVDPQLLTTLPRRELACSAAEMIKHALLFAPEELPLLEAAAPALLAGDAVAAMPRVATSIALKAACVAGDPFENAPAGRVLLNLGHTVGHAIEHASGWAVGHGEAVALGLVAAARVSHHRGLATAELQSRVVEALAAFELPHVLAPWLTPTARPLLAAAIALDKKRGTQAVGTVTYIALRDIGAPEVVAMSIDELMAAL, from the coding sequence GTGAGCGACGTCTTCACGCTGCAGGTGCCGGTGCCACCCTCGGGCGCGCGCGGCTACGGTGTGCAGGTCGGCGAGGGCGTGCTGGAGGCGGTGGCGCCGAGCGTGCGCGCGGCCGCGTCGGCGGCGACCCGCGTGGGCGTGCTGTCCGACGAGAACGTGTTCGCGCTGCACGGGGCGCCGTTGCTCGCGCGCCTGCGGGCCGCCGGGCTCGAGCCGGTCGTGCACGTCATCGCCCCTGGCGAAGCCAGCAAGCACATCGAGTCCGTGCTCGCGTGCGTCGACGCGTGGGCGGCCGCGGGGCTGTCGCGGCGCGACGCAGTGGTCGCGTTGGGCGGCGGCGTGGTGACCGATCTCGCCGGTCTGGTCGCGCACCTCTACATGCGTGGTGTGCCGTGGATCGCCGCGCCGAGCTCCTTGCTGGCGCAGGTCGACGCGTCGGTCGGGGGCAAGGTCGCCGTCGATCGGCCGGGCGCGAAGAACCTGCTGGGTGCGTTCCACTTCCCTGCGGCGGTGCTGGTCGATCCGCAGCTGCTCACCACGCTGCCGCGTCGCGAGCTCGCCTGCAGTGCCGCCGAGATGATCAAGCACGCACTGCTGTTCGCGCCCGAGGAACTGCCGCTGCTCGAGGCCGCCGCGCCGGCGCTGCTGGCCGGTGACGCCGTGGCCGCGATGCCGAGGGTGGCGACCTCGATCGCGCTCAAGGCCGCCTGCGTCGCGGGCGATCCCTTCGAGAACGCCCCCGCCGGCCGCGTGCTGCTGAACCTCGGGCACACCGTCGGCCACGCCATCGAGCACGCGTCGGGCTGGGCCGTGGGGCACGGTGAGGCGGTCGCGTTGGGCCTGGTCGCGGCCGCGCGAGTGTCCCACCACCGGGGGCTCGCGACCGCGGAGCTGCAGTCGCGGGTGGTCGAGGCCCTGGCGGCGTTCGAGCTGCCGCACGTCTTGGCGCCGTGGCTGACGCCGACGGCTCGCCCGCTGCTGGCGGCCGCGATCGCGCTCGACAAGAAGCGCGGCACGCAAGCGGTCGGCACGGTCACCTACATCGCGCTGCGCGACATCGGTGCACCCGAGGTGGTTGCGATGTCGATCGACGAGCTGATGGCGGCGCTGTAG
- a CDS encoding shikimate kinase: MPAMRPVFLVGMMGSGKSTVGASVARRLGREFCDLDRRIELLFGASIASMWQDGEPGLRAREAAALRSLLDEPGFVARGAVVACGGGTVLDHGSLAAMASTGSVVFLSVPIERLVARLQGHDGARPLLGEAPLLPTLAGLWRAREPSYRRAQFTVDADAAVDEVAARVIAALPSDGGAP; the protein is encoded by the coding sequence ATGCCGGCGATGCGACCGGTGTTCCTGGTCGGCATGATGGGCAGCGGCAAGAGCACGGTCGGCGCATCGGTGGCGCGCCGGCTGGGCCGCGAGTTCTGCGATCTCGATCGCCGGATCGAGCTGCTGTTCGGCGCTTCGATCGCGTCGATGTGGCAAGACGGCGAGCCGGGCCTGCGCGCGCGCGAGGCCGCCGCCCTGCGATCGCTGCTGGACGAGCCGGGCTTCGTCGCGCGAGGGGCCGTGGTCGCCTGCGGTGGCGGCACCGTGCTCGACCACGGCTCGCTGGCGGCGATGGCCAGCACCGGCAGCGTGGTGTTCCTGTCGGTGCCGATCGAGCGGCTGGTCGCGCGCCTGCAAGGGCACGACGGCGCGCGCCCGCTGCTGGGCGAAGCGCCGCTGCTGCCCACGCTCGCGGGGCTGTGGCGGGCCCGCGAGCCCAGCTACCGGCGTGCGCAGTTCACCGTCGATGCCGACGCCGCGGTCGATGAGGTTGCCGCGCGGGTGATCGCCGCATTGCCGAGCGATGGGGGCGCACCGTGA
- the pilQ gene encoding type IV pilus secretin PilQ → MALLLALRPDLATAATLDAPGGLPLAELAQTVGMPPLVPLWAAPGNRIDGLTVDEQDEGTTTLRLRGSAKPTFSVYRMQDPDRLVVDIAASERGKVVPHLPLDNWACGRLSIDDVQEQDAQLVRLVVELKRDVSYIVVPDGDELVVTITPRQVPPEAYFARKSASARRAELEAQAAAVERLRADASARSKAADGKSRKAQQELADAESRLDAARAAEARAKAAEAEARSAKLQARRGVDAGDGNRRKARRALKDAEQQLAKAEQVRAAAEASSHKADRALAKMRAELEGERKAMLAARRRAEQHEADAHRTLADAEQQASHKLADADAQATHKLAAADAQAKALAGAAQRKLADASKQALATESAARRKLADAKRSHDEAAKVEGAARARLAAAAAAAKVAERDAEALRSKASAADSRAQSKLSEAEAKLAEAERKRATAKHELASAEQASQQAQQRLDAAEQAAAQKLAAAEQVRAQAERDGLAAAAARAEADRSREKAKADLASADRTKADADRTMAAAASVKAEAARTKAEADEAKAEADRVLASAKAAAKARLEAAERMADATLADAERKAAKAAAAKLESATKDADAVVAAARKKSDALIAERMKSAESTAAAKIAAAERKARELAAQQLADAEAQAERKLAAARKEAKRRAEDEVAQARKAAVAAAERELASLRARAEKETAAQVAAAREKAEREASADLLAARTKAEREAATQLDGAKQRASEIERTAARKLAAADETLARLTREREGIEADREAARKAKAEALALREQADAALVKARAAMDDATREKQTAIDDRKLADRELTAAKAEASRARKRGELTEQMSQRVAEAERARDAARARQKQAEQDLAKLADDREKLQAKLVAERRTAETMAATITKREQELAKAADAVAQARAQVDALGKHVSPEMLAAAQGETRKVQATATVLEKQVARLRGESDEARTRAAAAERKLAELEEQGARRRKLDAARDEAEAAKREAASSKAEFARMHERLAGVQKDLATRKAEVDQLVARRAELESQGEALRSKNAAASQELAQAEQKLAAVNDALAAERAKLGGVEDEVRKAQAKLDARVEAIAARDRAPAPPAAPARLVESSAPREPAVATATPKRSEAAGASAKVRDVRFEDDRDESRVIISFEGPLAYAGNSLTPTIQVLQLQHAKIPKALERSLDATAYDGPIKLVTSFAEGDGAKVVVSTGKASKARLEEQPGALVWHFPRARRGKATEAVSLAGTKVAAASAGAQAATLATTTTSAIAPSARPPVAAMAPAGNNGAPSFSDDEVMDSRPTRSRGRWRGERITIELQDAPIKDVLLLFSDIGHVNIIAGKGVEGSVTMKLNSVPWDQALDIILRSLTLGSTRDGNVIRVATVEDLENERRAAIERAAARVQQKPLETKLVPVSYATVDEMVPKVQSVLSPRGTVTPDTRTNTLIIMDVAENIALAENLVGQLDTQTPQVLIEARIVEARTTFARNLGVQWGFDFIASPGTGNPTGLLFPNSVGVGGGATGRPVDSRGLILPGAAANPNYAVDLPIPVGTGTGGAIGFSFGSISGNLNTNLRLSASESTGEIRIISAPKIVTLDNSEAQIEQGVQIPISQVSAQGVNTRFVRATLGLKVTPHVTNEGAVLLDVVVEKNEADFVNTGARGDPTILTKQAQSRMLINDNDTAVIGGIYTRSKAVNFDKIPWIADVPIIGWFFKQKAEADQRSEVLIFLTPKIVNRASSIGG, encoded by the coding sequence ATGGCCTTGTTGCTGGCCCTGCGGCCTGACCTCGCCACCGCCGCCACCCTCGACGCGCCCGGCGGCCTGCCGCTGGCCGAGCTGGCGCAGACCGTCGGCATGCCGCCGCTGGTGCCGCTGTGGGCGGCGCCCGGCAACCGCATCGACGGCCTCACGGTCGACGAGCAGGACGAGGGCACCACCACGCTGCGCCTGCGTGGGAGCGCGAAGCCGACCTTCAGCGTCTATCGCATGCAGGACCCGGATCGGCTGGTGGTCGACATCGCGGCCAGCGAGCGCGGCAAGGTCGTGCCGCACCTGCCGCTCGACAACTGGGCCTGTGGGCGTCTGTCGATCGACGACGTGCAGGAGCAGGACGCCCAGCTGGTGCGGCTGGTGGTCGAGCTCAAGCGCGACGTCAGCTACATCGTGGTGCCCGACGGCGACGAGCTGGTGGTGACCATCACGCCACGACAGGTCCCGCCCGAGGCCTACTTCGCGCGCAAGAGCGCGAGCGCTCGCAGGGCCGAGCTCGAGGCCCAGGCCGCGGCGGTCGAGCGCCTGCGCGCCGATGCCAGCGCGCGATCGAAGGCCGCCGACGGCAAGAGCCGCAAGGCCCAGCAGGAGCTCGCCGACGCCGAGTCGCGGCTGGATGCGGCGCGCGCCGCCGAGGCCCGCGCGAAGGCGGCCGAGGCCGAGGCCCGCAGCGCCAAGCTGCAGGCACGTCGCGGGGTCGATGCCGGCGACGGCAACCGCCGCAAGGCGAGGCGCGCCCTGAAGGATGCCGAGCAGCAGCTCGCCAAGGCCGAGCAGGTGCGTGCCGCCGCCGAGGCCTCGTCGCACAAGGCCGATCGCGCGCTCGCGAAGATGCGTGCCGAGCTCGAGGGCGAGCGCAAGGCGATGCTGGCCGCGCGCCGACGCGCCGAGCAACACGAGGCGGATGCCCATCGCACGCTCGCCGACGCCGAGCAGCAGGCCAGCCACAAGCTCGCCGACGCCGACGCCCAGGCCACCCACAAGCTCGCCGCTGCCGACGCCCAGGCCAAGGCGCTCGCCGGCGCGGCGCAGCGCAAGCTCGCCGACGCCTCGAAGCAGGCGCTCGCCACCGAGAGCGCGGCCCGCCGCAAGCTCGCCGACGCCAAGCGCAGCCACGACGAGGCCGCCAAGGTCGAGGGCGCCGCACGGGCACGACTCGCCGCTGCCGCAGCCGCTGCGAAGGTCGCCGAGCGCGACGCCGAGGCGCTGCGCAGCAAGGCCAGCGCGGCCGACTCGCGTGCGCAGAGCAAGCTCAGCGAGGCCGAGGCCAAGCTTGCCGAGGCCGAGCGCAAGCGGGCCACCGCCAAGCACGAGCTCGCGAGTGCCGAGCAGGCCTCGCAGCAGGCGCAGCAGCGCCTCGACGCGGCCGAGCAGGCTGCCGCCCAGAAGCTCGCGGCGGCCGAGCAGGTCCGTGCGCAGGCCGAGCGTGACGGACTCGCCGCCGCGGCGGCGCGCGCCGAGGCCGATCGCAGCCGCGAGAAGGCCAAGGCCGATCTCGCGTCGGCCGATCGCACCAAGGCCGATGCCGATCGGACCATGGCCGCGGCCGCCAGCGTGAAGGCCGAGGCCGCGCGCACCAAGGCCGAGGCCGACGAGGCCAAGGCCGAGGCCGACCGCGTGCTGGCGTCGGCCAAGGCCGCCGCGAAGGCGCGCCTCGAGGCCGCCGAGCGCATGGCCGACGCGACGCTCGCCGACGCGGAGCGCAAGGCCGCAAAGGCAGCCGCCGCCAAGCTCGAGAGCGCCACGAAGGACGCCGACGCTGTGGTCGCCGCGGCGCGCAAGAAGTCCGACGCGCTCATCGCCGAGCGCATGAAGTCGGCCGAGTCGACCGCCGCCGCCAAGATCGCGGCCGCCGAGCGCAAGGCCCGGGAGCTCGCGGCGCAGCAGCTCGCCGACGCCGAGGCCCAGGCCGAGCGCAAGCTCGCGGCCGCCCGCAAGGAGGCCAAGCGTCGCGCCGAGGACGAGGTCGCCCAGGCCCGCAAGGCGGCGGTCGCGGCCGCCGAGCGTGAGCTCGCCAGCCTGCGTGCGCGGGCCGAGAAGGAGACCGCCGCGCAGGTTGCCGCCGCCCGCGAGAAGGCCGAGCGCGAGGCCTCCGCCGACCTGCTCGCCGCCCGCACCAAGGCCGAGCGCGAGGCCGCGACCCAGCTCGACGGTGCCAAGCAGCGCGCCAGCGAGATCGAGCGCACGGCCGCACGCAAGCTCGCCGCCGCCGACGAGACGCTCGCGCGTCTGACCCGCGAGCGCGAGGGCATCGAGGCCGATCGCGAGGCCGCGCGCAAGGCCAAGGCCGAGGCGCTGGCGCTGCGCGAGCAGGCCGACGCCGCGCTCGTCAAGGCGCGCGCGGCGATGGACGATGCGACCCGCGAGAAGCAGACCGCGATCGACGATCGCAAGCTCGCCGATCGCGAGCTCACGGCCGCCAAGGCCGAGGCCTCGCGCGCACGCAAGCGCGGCGAGCTCACCGAACAGATGTCTCAGCGGGTCGCCGAGGCCGAGCGCGCCCGCGATGCCGCGCGTGCGCGGCAGAAGCAAGCCGAGCAAGACCTCGCCAAGCTCGCAGACGATCGCGAGAAGCTGCAGGCGAAGCTGGTCGCGGAGCGCCGCACCGCCGAGACCATGGCGGCGACGATCACCAAGCGCGAGCAGGAGCTGGCCAAGGCTGCCGACGCGGTCGCGCAGGCCCGCGCGCAGGTCGACGCGCTCGGCAAGCACGTCAGCCCCGAGATGCTGGCGGCCGCGCAGGGCGAGACCCGCAAGGTGCAGGCCACCGCGACGGTGCTGGAGAAGCAGGTCGCGCGCCTGCGCGGCGAATCCGACGAGGCCCGCACGCGTGCGGCCGCGGCCGAGCGCAAGCTCGCGGAGCTCGAGGAGCAGGGCGCCCGTCGCCGCAAGCTCGATGCCGCCCGCGACGAGGCCGAGGCTGCCAAGCGCGAGGCCGCCAGCAGCAAGGCCGAGTTCGCCCGCATGCACGAGCGGCTGGCCGGGGTGCAGAAGGATCTCGCCACCCGCAAGGCCGAGGTCGACCAGCTGGTCGCCCGTCGCGCGGAGCTCGAGAGCCAGGGCGAGGCGCTGCGGAGCAAGAACGCCGCTGCCAGCCAGGAGCTGGCGCAGGCCGAGCAGAAGCTCGCCGCGGTCAACGACGCGCTGGCGGCCGAGCGCGCCAAGCTCGGCGGTGTCGAGGACGAGGTGCGCAAGGCCCAGGCCAAGCTCGATGCGCGCGTCGAGGCGATCGCCGCCCGCGATCGCGCGCCGGCGCCCCCTGCAGCCCCCGCACGCCTGGTCGAGTCGTCCGCGCCGCGTGAGCCCGCGGTCGCGACCGCGACGCCCAAGCGCAGCGAGGCCGCCGGCGCGTCGGCCAAGGTTCGCGACGTCCGCTTCGAGGACGACCGCGACGAGTCGCGGGTGATCATCTCGTTCGAGGGGCCGCTGGCCTACGCGGGCAACTCGCTCACGCCGACCATCCAGGTGCTGCAGCTGCAGCACGCCAAGATCCCCAAGGCGCTCGAGCGCAGCCTCGACGCCACCGCCTACGACGGGCCCATCAAGCTGGTGACCTCGTTCGCGGAGGGCGACGGTGCCAAGGTGGTGGTCTCGACCGGCAAGGCCAGCAAGGCGCGCCTGGAGGAGCAGCCCGGCGCGCTGGTGTGGCACTTCCCGCGGGCGCGACGCGGCAAGGCCACCGAGGCCGTGAGTCTCGCGGGGACCAAGGTCGCCGCCGCGAGTGCGGGGGCCCAGGCCGCCACGCTCGCCACCACCACCACCAGCGCGATCGCACCGAGCGCGCGGCCACCGGTCGCCGCGATGGCGCCGGCCGGCAACAACGGCGCGCCGTCGTTCAGCGACGACGAGGTGATGGACAGCCGACCGACCCGCAGTCGCGGTCGTTGGCGCGGCGAGCGGATCACCATCGAGCTGCAGGACGCGCCCATCAAGGACGTGCTGCTGCTGTTCTCCGACATCGGCCACGTGAACATCATCGCGGGCAAGGGGGTCGAGGGCAGCGTCACGATGAAGCTGAACTCGGTGCCGTGGGACCAGGCGCTCGACATCATCCTGCGCTCGCTGACCTTGGGTTCGACCCGCGACGGCAACGTCATCCGCGTCGCGACCGTGGAGGACCTCGAGAACGAGCGTCGCGCCGCGATCGAGCGCGCCGCCGCCCGCGTGCAGCAGAAGCCGCTCGAGACCAAGCTGGTGCCGGTCTCCTACGCGACCGTCGACGAGATGGTGCCCAAGGTCCAGAGCGTGTTGTCGCCCCGCGGCACCGTCACGCCCGACACCCGCACCAACACGCTCATCATCATGGACGTGGCAGAGAACATCGCGCTGGCCGAGAACCTGGTCGGACAGCTCGATACCCAGACCCCGCAGGTGCTCATCGAGGCCCGCATCGTGGAGGCGCGCACCACCTTCGCGCGCAACCTCGGCGTGCAGTGGGGCTTCGATTTCATCGCCAGCCCCGGCACCGGCAACCCGACCGGGTTGTTGTTCCCGAACTCGGTCGGCGTCGGCGGTGGCGCCACCGGTCGACCGGTCGACTCGCGCGGCCTGATCCTGCCCGGCGCGGCTGCCAACCCCAACTATGCGGTCGATCTGCCGATCCCGGTCGGTACCGGCACCGGTGGTGCGATCGGCTTCTCGTTCGGCAGCATCAGCGGCAACCTCAACACCAACCTGCGGTTGTCCGCGTCCGAGAGCACCGGCGAGATCCGCATCATCAGCGCGCCCAAGATCGTCACGCTCGACAACAGCGAGGCGCAGATCGAGCAAGGTGTGCAGATCCCGATCTCGCAGGTCAGCGCGCAGGGCGTCAACACCCGCTTCGTGCGCGCCACGCTAGGCCTGAAGGTCACGCCGCACGTGACCAACGAGGGCGCAGTCTTGCTCGACGTCGTGGTCGAGAAGAACGAGGCCGACTTCGTCAACACCGGTGCCCGCGGCGACCCGACGATCCTCACCAAGCAGGCGCAGAGCCGCATGCTGATCAACGACAACGACACCGCGGTGATCGGCGGCATCTACACCCGCTCCAAGGCGGTCAACTTCGACAAGATCCCGTGGATCGCGGACGTGCCGATCATCGGGTGGTTCTTCAAGCAGAAGGCCGAGGCCGATCAGCGCTCCGAGGTGCTGATCTTCCTGACCCCGAAGATCGTCAACCGCGCGAGCAGCATCGGCGGGTGA
- the pilO gene encoding type 4a pilus biogenesis protein PilO translates to MEGFGRIPIWQRLLLFLLVAGVIVGGWYFFFYVDAVDGRANAEAALTAAQTELAEVKTKRDNFDAEKRKIEAAEAALEEQREVLPLTASTVDNLMQTFQQQSRLVGMTVESWTNEPEEFQDFYARMPIKVRATGTWTQVGEFFRRVSELKRIVSVDRLSLQAGKDKRTPGSKEAAERAPLEIEFEAATYRFLTDEERNAAAEKGAAKKGRRKK, encoded by the coding sequence GTGGAAGGCTTCGGACGCATCCCGATCTGGCAGCGACTGCTGCTGTTCCTGCTGGTGGCCGGCGTGATCGTCGGTGGCTGGTACTTCTTCTTCTACGTCGACGCCGTCGACGGGCGCGCCAACGCTGAGGCAGCGCTGACCGCAGCGCAGACGGAGCTCGCCGAGGTCAAGACCAAGCGCGACAACTTCGACGCCGAGAAGCGCAAGATCGAGGCCGCCGAGGCCGCGCTGGAGGAGCAGCGCGAGGTGCTGCCGCTGACCGCGTCGACCGTCGACAACTTGATGCAGACCTTCCAGCAGCAGTCGCGGCTGGTGGGCATGACGGTGGAGAGCTGGACCAACGAGCCCGAGGAGTTCCAGGACTTCTACGCCCGCATGCCCATCAAGGTGCGCGCGACGGGTACGTGGACGCAGGTCGGCGAGTTCTTCCGCCGGGTGTCTGAGCTCAAGCGCATCGTCAGCGTCGATCGGCTGTCGCTCCAGGCCGGCAAGGACAAGCGCACGCCGGGTTCGAAGGAAGCCGCCGAGCGCGCGCCGCTCGAGATCGAGTTCGAGGCTGCGACCTATCGCTTCCTCACCGATGAAGAGCGCAACGCCGCCGCCGAGAAGGGCGCGGCCAAGAAGGGCAGGCGCAAGAAGTGA